In one Trichlorobacter lovleyi SZ genomic region, the following are encoded:
- the flgG gene encoding flagellar basal-body rod protein FlgG, with the protein MMRSLWTAASGMNTQTQNINVIANNLANVNTTGFKKSRADFQDLMYQTVQNPGSPSTNAAQIPVGIQFGMGSKLAAVSKQFTPGDFSNTGGQLDMAIEGDGFFQIQMPDGSTAYSRAGAFKMDSNGRVVTPEGYPMLPEIVIPNNSTKITIGTDGTVSAVQSGQSTASTVGNIQIANFTNPAGLSSMGKNFYQQTDASGNATTGTPGQTGLGTITQGFLEMSNVDVATEMVNMIIGQRAYEANSKAITTSDEMLQLANNLKR; encoded by the coding sequence ATGATGAGATCACTATGGACCGCAGCGTCCGGCATGAATACCCAGACTCAGAATATTAACGTCATTGCCAACAACCTGGCCAACGTCAATACCACCGGCTTCAAGAAAAGCCGCGCCGATTTCCAGGATTTGATGTATCAGACGGTCCAGAATCCCGGCTCACCCTCAACCAACGCAGCCCAGATCCCGGTCGGGATCCAGTTTGGTATGGGTTCCAAACTGGCCGCCGTTTCCAAGCAGTTTACACCGGGTGATTTTTCAAATACCGGTGGGCAACTTGATATGGCTATTGAGGGGGACGGCTTTTTCCAGATCCAGATGCCCGATGGCAGTACCGCCTACTCCAGGGCAGGTGCCTTCAAGATGGACAGCAACGGACGGGTGGTGACCCCTGAGGGCTATCCGATGCTGCCGGAGATTGTCATCCCCAACAATTCAACCAAAATTACGATCGGCACCGATGGCACCGTATCGGCAGTGCAGTCGGGACAGTCCACCGCCTCTACGGTCGGTAATATCCAGATTGCCAATTTTACCAACCCGGCCGGGCTCTCATCCATGGGTAAAAACTTCTACCAGCAGACCGACGCCTCCGGAAACGCCACCACCGGTACACCGGGACAAACCGGTCTGGGGACGATCACCCAGGGTTTTCTTGAGATGAGTAACGTCGATGTGGCTACAGAGATGGTCAATATGATTATCGGCCAGCGGGCTTATGAGGCGAATTCAAAGGCGATCACCACGTCTGATGAAATGCTGCAGCTTGCCAATAACCTGAAGCGGTAA
- the flgF gene encoding flagellar basal-body rod protein FlgF produces MNSGMYSALSGNLAAMKRLDVISSNLANASTNGFKQDRLAFESVLAGNRNPPAVPPSQTADPVLLQERMLTDYSAGTLVQTGNTLDVALQGDGFFVVRTPEGVAYTRQGNFRLASDGTLITADGYQVLSKAGERPEDGQPIRIDVAGQDGGGRPVVDSQGGITINGEPVANLALFDFPKPYQLTKTASTLFVPAAGTAVQAAGPLTTVAQGALEQSNVNTIAEMVQMVDASRYFETCQRVVRSFDDMAAKAVNDLARV; encoded by the coding sequence ATGAACAGTGGTATGTATTCGGCATTATCCGGCAACCTGGCTGCCATGAAGCGCCTGGACGTGATTTCTTCAAATCTGGCAAATGCCTCGACAAACGGGTTCAAACAGGACCGGCTGGCCTTTGAATCTGTGCTGGCAGGTAACCGGAATCCCCCTGCTGTCCCTCCGAGCCAGACTGCTGATCCGGTACTGCTGCAGGAGCGGATGCTGACCGACTATTCTGCTGGTACCCTGGTGCAGACGGGTAACACCCTCGATGTTGCCCTGCAAGGGGACGGCTTTTTTGTCGTACGGACACCCGAAGGCGTTGCCTATACCCGTCAGGGCAATTTCCGGCTTGCCAGTGACGGTACCCTGATAACGGCAGATGGATATCAGGTGCTGTCCAAGGCGGGTGAGCGCCCCGAAGATGGACAACCGATCAGAATCGATGTTGCAGGTCAGGACGGCGGAGGCAGGCCGGTGGTTGATAGCCAGGGGGGGATCACGATCAATGGTGAACCGGTGGCCAATCTGGCCCTCTTTGATTTCCCCAAACCGTACCAGCTGACCAAAACTGCAAGTACACTGTTTGTTCCGGCGGCCGGGACCGCTGTTCAGGCCGCCGGGCCGCTGACCACGGTAGCTCAGGGGGCGCTGGAGCAATCCAATGTTAATACTATTGCGGAGATGGTGCAGATGGTGGATGCCAGCCGCTACTTTGAAACCTGTCAACGTGTGGTGCGCAGTTTTGATGATATGGCTGCCAAGGCTGTCAACGACCTGGCACGAGTCTAA
- a CDS encoding FliA/WhiG family RNA polymerase sigma factor, translating to MSRLRAYEEQVGERSHQLRETMITSHLPLVRYLVNRFTAQLPSHIDPQDLASAAVIGLIHAADRYDPGRGVQFKTFAEQHIRGAILDELRACDPLSRTMRDKCKMVEREMHRQEHQLGRNPTGREMAEALQISLDDYYGLLDEIHEFSFISIDDSWDDDEGHPLSLADILGDDENKGPQCQVMAGQAAQALGSAIESLPEKERLAVTLYYYEELNLKEIGAVLGLTESRICQILSQAMIRLKGKLKPFRP from the coding sequence ATGAGCAGGCTCAGGGCCTATGAAGAACAGGTCGGAGAACGAAGCCACCAGCTGCGTGAGACCATGATCACATCTCATCTGCCGCTGGTTCGCTATCTGGTTAACCGTTTCACCGCTCAGTTGCCGTCTCATATCGATCCGCAAGATCTTGCCAGTGCGGCGGTTATCGGCCTGATTCATGCTGCGGACCGCTATGACCCGGGACGGGGCGTTCAGTTCAAGACCTTTGCCGAACAGCACATCAGGGGGGCGATCCTGGATGAATTGAGAGCCTGTGATCCCTTGAGCCGCACCATGCGGGACAAGTGTAAAATGGTTGAGCGGGAGATGCATCGTCAGGAACATCAACTGGGGCGGAATCCGACCGGGCGGGAAATGGCGGAAGCGCTGCAGATCAGCTTGGATGACTATTACGGTCTGCTAGATGAGATTCATGAATTCAGTTTTATCAGCATTGATGACAGCTGGGATGATGATGAAGGCCATCCGTTAAGTCTCGCTGATATTCTGGGTGATGATGAGAATAAGGGCCCCCAGTGCCAGGTTATGGCTGGACAGGCGGCCCAGGCCCTGGGCAGTGCAATAGAGTCATTGCCTGAAAAGGAACGTCTGGCTGTCACCCTGTACTACTACGAAGAGCTCAACCTGAAAGAGATCGGGGCCGTGCTGGGATTAACCGAGTCCCGTATCTGCCAGATACTGAGTCAGGCCATGATCAGACTGAAGGGAAAGCTTAAACCGTTTCGCCCCTAG
- a CDS encoding MinD/ParA family protein: protein MSAVRGTGDQADTLRQMARTAKQNSQNAAAPAQLTDQQGIRVISVTSGKGGVGKSNVVANLAMALAAQGKKVLIIDGDLGVGNLDVLLGLSPQYNLNHVLSGEKSLAEIIVEVTPSIKLIPAGSGVQEYTSLGQHEKLKLLDELDMLEEEFDIMIIDTEAGISENVTYFTVAAQEILVVVTPEPTSITDVYALIKLLATRYSEHHFKVLINMARDSEDALEVFRKLANVAGRFLDISLDYLGCVVRDERLIDSVKKQKAVYELYPDSEASNCFTTLARRVIENSRQTRLKGNIQFFFRRYLEGPGGGGV from the coding sequence ATGAGTGCAGTGCGCGGAACCGGCGATCAGGCCGATACCCTCCGTCAGATGGCCAGAACTGCAAAGCAGAATAGCCAGAATGCTGCGGCCCCGGCTCAACTGACAGACCAGCAGGGGATCAGGGTCATCTCAGTCACCAGCGGTAAAGGCGGCGTAGGTAAAAGTAACGTCGTGGCCAATCTTGCCATGGCGCTGGCGGCACAGGGCAAGAAGGTTCTCATTATTGATGGTGACCTGGGGGTGGGAAATCTGGACGTACTGCTGGGGCTTTCACCGCAGTACAACCTTAATCATGTCCTGTCAGGTGAAAAGAGCCTGGCGGAGATCATTGTCGAGGTGACTCCCAGCATCAAACTGATCCCGGCTGGTTCCGGGGTTCAGGAGTATACCAGTCTGGGGCAGCATGAAAAGTTGAAGCTGCTGGATGAGCTGGACATGCTGGAAGAAGAGTTCGACATCATGATCATTGATACCGAGGCAGGTATCTCGGAGAATGTGACGTACTTTACCGTTGCGGCTCAGGAAATCCTGGTCGTGGTGACTCCTGAGCCGACTTCCATTACTGATGTCTATGCCTTGATCAAGCTGCTGGCCACACGTTATTCCGAACATCACTTCAAGGTGCTGATCAATATGGCACGCGACAGTGAAGACGCTCTGGAGGTTTTTCGGAAACTGGCCAATGTGGCGGGACGATTTCTGGACATCTCGCTGGACTATCTGGGATGCGTTGTCCGGGATGAGCGTTTGATCGACTCGGTGAAAAAACAAAAGGCCGTCTATGAGCTCTATCCGGATTCCGAGGCATCAAACTGTTTTACAACCCTGGCCAGGCGGGTCATTGAAAATTCACGCCAAACCCGTTTGAAAGGCAATATCCAGTTCTTCTTCCGGCGCTACCTAGAAGGGCCGGGGGGAGGTGGGGTATGA
- the flhF gene encoding flagellar biosynthesis protein FlhF yields the protein MLVKTFQAPTMAEALRLVKAELGPDAMILSTKKEKQGGILGFFSKQVVKVTAAIDPHRPVAPAPQPLRERPERERTTKEEFENSMLAPLARELRDLREKVEVMAKRDEELRQRQSEQISTPAEQQGKGGDGGINLNNIPRQDLEEIKKMLLNTLVRSQEGGIKSVQWPDATPQGATTGADLPTEKPPLARELERQGIEPDLQGKILETVNTLPMGQGEETLKGRLGEAFGRLIRFAGTLRMKKNAPRIIALVGPTGVGKTTTTAKLAAMYALNRGNKVALITMDIFRVGAVEQLKTYTKIMGIPLEVASTPKELERAVERHADCDLILIDTAGRSHKDSDKLEEMKGFLETTIQSDIYLCLSATTKDRELEEILNRFSIFPISKVVFTKLDECESVGCIVNLLLKANLQIAYFTTGQRVPEDIEVATSEKLAELILKEGAQ from the coding sequence ATGCTGGTTAAAACCTTTCAAGCTCCAACTATGGCAGAGGCCCTGCGGCTGGTTAAGGCTGAACTGGGGCCCGATGCGATGATTCTGTCCACAAAAAAGGAGAAGCAGGGAGGGATACTGGGCTTCTTCAGTAAACAGGTGGTCAAGGTAACCGCTGCTATTGATCCTCATCGTCCGGTAGCTCCAGCACCGCAGCCGCTACGTGAGCGTCCGGAAAGGGAGCGGACCACCAAAGAAGAGTTTGAAAACTCCATGTTGGCACCCTTGGCCAGGGAACTGCGTGATCTGCGTGAAAAAGTTGAGGTCATGGCCAAGCGGGATGAGGAGCTGCGTCAACGCCAGAGTGAACAGATTTCAACACCTGCAGAACAGCAGGGTAAGGGGGGCGATGGCGGGATTAATCTGAACAATATCCCTCGTCAAGATCTGGAAGAGATCAAAAAAATGTTGTTAAACACACTGGTCAGGAGTCAGGAGGGAGGCATCAAGTCTGTGCAGTGGCCTGATGCGACGCCCCAGGGGGCCACTACAGGAGCGGATCTCCCCACTGAAAAGCCGCCGCTGGCTCGTGAACTGGAACGTCAGGGAATTGAACCTGATCTGCAGGGCAAGATCCTTGAGACGGTGAATACCCTGCCGATGGGACAGGGAGAGGAGACCCTGAAAGGCCGCCTGGGTGAGGCTTTTGGGCGCTTGATCCGTTTTGCCGGCACCTTGCGCATGAAAAAAAATGCTCCCCGGATTATCGCCCTGGTTGGACCGACCGGCGTCGGCAAGACTACCACAACGGCCAAATTGGCAGCCATGTATGCCCTGAATCGCGGTAACAAGGTCGCGTTGATCACCATGGATATCTTTCGGGTTGGAGCAGTGGAACAACTGAAGACGTACACCAAGATCATGGGGATCCCGCTTGAAGTAGCTTCAACACCCAAAGAGCTGGAGCGGGCGGTGGAGCGTCATGCCGATTGCGATCTGATTCTGATAGATACTGCCGGTCGTAGTCACAAGGATTCAGACAAACTGGAAGAAATGAAAGGTTTTCTGGAGACAACCATACAGTCAGATATTTATCTCTGCCTTTCGGCTACCACCAAAGACCGTGAGTTGGAAGAAATACTTAATCGCTTTAGTATTTTCCCGATCAGTAAAGTGGTGTTCACAAAACTTGATGAGTGCGAAAGTGTCGGCTGTATTGTCAATCTGCTTTTGAAGGCAAATCTGCAGATCGCGTACTTCACCACGGGCCAACGGGTTCCGGAGGACATTGAGGTTGCAACATCGGAAAAGCTGGCAGAACTAATCCTGAAGGAGGGTGCGCAATGA
- the flhA gene encoding flagellar biosynthesis protein FlhA, whose amino-acid sequence MANGTSVQALELSSFRKNSDIYVALALIGVLALMIIPLPAFVLDIFLAANITIALAILLVCLYTLHPLDFSVFPSVLLVTTLFRLALNVASTRLILMHGREGVEAAGAVIKAFGSFVVGGNYVVGAVMFLILVIINFVVITKGAGRVAEVSARFTLDAMPGKQMAIDADLSAGFLTEKEARKRREKVRRESEFYGAMDGASKFVRGDAVAGILIMLVNIFGGLIIGVWQQGLALDVALTNYTLLTIGEGLVAQIPALIISTAAGIIVTRTADENNFGQEVTGQFLNYPKAFYVVSGVMFLFALIPGLPHFAFLLLSGIAWLVGRMSREMAQVVEEEAAAAEAAGEEESQDQASAIRPLDTLELEVGYGLVPMVDAAQDGELLERIRSIRRQFAQKMGFVVPPIHIHDNLQLKPYEYNILIRGARVGGSEMSGQYLAMDSGAVMAQLPGPTAKEPVFGLPAVWIRSEDREQAQVNGYTVVDSTTVIATHISETIRRYAQDLVGRQELQQLLDNVAVTAPKVVDELIPGQLGLGVVLRVVKNLLKEGVSIRDMRTILESLADYSALTKDPDVLTEFVRQALGRFIVDQFKLDEDTLYLVTIDREVEDAIAEAIQPSDQGSYLAIEPGSAQQIIASVRGMVDRFGMYGAQPVILASPSIRRHVKKMIERFVPHVAVLSHNEIPQNVKIQSLGVVTFHAG is encoded by the coding sequence TCTGCTGGTCTGTCTGTATACCCTGCATCCCCTTGATTTTTCGGTTTTCCCCTCTGTTTTGCTGGTGACCACCCTTTTCCGTCTTGCCTTGAACGTGGCCTCAACCCGTCTGATCCTGATGCATGGACGGGAGGGGGTCGAGGCTGCCGGTGCGGTCATCAAGGCCTTCGGTTCCTTTGTCGTGGGGGGGAACTATGTGGTCGGTGCCGTTATGTTCCTGATTCTGGTTATTATTAACTTTGTGGTTATTACCAAGGGTGCCGGGCGTGTTGCTGAAGTCTCGGCTCGTTTTACCCTGGATGCCATGCCCGGAAAGCAGATGGCGATTGATGCCGACTTGTCAGCCGGTTTTTTGACGGAAAAAGAGGCCAGGAAACGTCGTGAAAAGGTCCGGCGTGAATCGGAATTCTATGGCGCCATGGATGGTGCCAGCAAATTTGTCCGCGGAGATGCGGTAGCCGGTATCCTGATCATGCTGGTCAATATTTTCGGTGGCTTGATTATTGGTGTCTGGCAGCAGGGCCTGGCGCTTGATGTGGCCTTGACCAACTATACCCTGCTGACCATCGGCGAAGGGCTGGTGGCCCAGATACCTGCCCTGATCATCTCAACCGCCGCCGGTATTATTGTGACGCGTACTGCCGATGAAAATAACTTCGGTCAGGAAGTTACCGGCCAGTTCCTGAATTATCCCAAGGCATTTTATGTTGTTTCAGGGGTCATGTTTCTGTTTGCGCTAATCCCCGGTCTGCCACATTTTGCGTTTCTGCTGCTGTCCGGCATAGCGTGGCTTGTTGGGCGGATGTCCCGCGAAATGGCTCAGGTGGTGGAAGAGGAGGCGGCTGCCGCAGAGGCAGCCGGGGAGGAGGAATCGCAGGATCAGGCCTCTGCTATTCGTCCGCTGGATACCCTTGAGCTTGAGGTAGGCTATGGTCTGGTGCCGATGGTTGACGCCGCCCAGGATGGGGAACTGCTTGAGCGCATCCGCTCAATCCGGCGGCAGTTTGCGCAAAAGATGGGTTTTGTGGTGCCGCCGATTCATATCCACGACAATCTGCAGCTGAAACCGTATGAATACAATATCCTGATTCGTGGCGCCAGGGTGGGCGGCAGTGAGATGTCCGGCCAGTATCTAGCCATGGATTCCGGGGCTGTCATGGCCCAGCTGCCCGGACCGACGGCCAAGGAGCCGGTCTTCGGCCTCCCGGCGGTCTGGATCCGCAGTGAAGACCGGGAGCAGGCGCAGGTCAATGGCTACACTGTGGTGGACAGCACAACGGTTATTGCAACCCATATCAGTGAAACTATCCGCCGTTATGCCCAAGATCTGGTCGGTCGCCAGGAACTGCAACAGCTGCTGGATAATGTCGCCGTAACAGCCCCCAAAGTGGTGGACGAGCTGATTCCGGGGCAACTCGGTCTGGGCGTGGTGCTGCGGGTTGTGAAGAACCTTCTGAAGGAGGGGGTTTCCATCCGGGATATGCGTACTATTCTGGAAAGCCTTGCCGACTATTCCGCACTTACCAAAGACCCGGATGTGCTGACTGAGTTCGTGCGGCAGGCGCTGGGACGTTTCATAGTCGATCAGTTCAAGCTTGATGAGGATACATTGTATCTGGTGACCATTGATCGGGAGGTGGAAGACGCCATCGCCGAGGCGATCCAGCCTTCTGATCAGGGCAGCTACCTGGCGATCGAGCCGGGCTCTGCCCAGCAGATTATTGCGTCTGTGCGCGGTATGGTTGACCGTTTTGGCATGTATGGTGCTCAACCGGTAATACTGGCATCACCTTCAATTCGCCGCCATGTCAAAAAAATGATCGAGCGTTTTGTCCCCCATGTCGCCGTGCTGTCCCATAACGAAATTCCCCAAAATGTCAAAATTCAGTCATTAGGAGTGGTGACGTTCCATGCTGGTTAA